One Pelecanus crispus isolate bPelCri1 chromosome 14, bPelCri1.pri, whole genome shotgun sequence genomic window carries:
- the PCMTD2 gene encoding protein-L-isoaspartate O-methyltransferase domain-containing protein 2 isoform X2 translates to MGGAVSAGEDNDELIDNLKEAQYIRTELVEQAFRAIDRADYYLEEFKDNAYKDLAWKHGNIHLSAPCIYSEVMEALDLQPGLSFLNLGSGTGYLSSMVGLILGPFGVNHGVELHSDVIEYAKQKLDFFIKTSDSFDKFEFCEPSFVTGNCLEISPDCTQYDRVYCGAGVQKEHEDYMKNLLKVGGILVMPLEEKLTKITRTGPSAWETKKILAVSFAPLIQPNHADSGKSRLVHLPPVAVRSLQDLARIAIRGTIKKIIHQETMSKNGNGLKNPPRFKRRRVRRRRMETIVFLDKEVFASRISNPSDDNNNSEDIEDERREEEETKPSELKPDPPVNFLREK, encoded by the exons ATGGGAGGTGCAGTGAGTGCAGGAGAAGATAACGATGAATTAATTGATAACTTGAAGGAGGCACAATACATCCGGACAGAACTGGTAGAACAGGCGTTCCGAGCCATTGATCGAGCAGATTACTacctggaagagttcaaagaCAATGCCTACAAGGACTTGGCGTGGAAGCATGGAAATATTCATCTCTCAGCACCGTGCATTTACTCTGAGGTGATGGAAGCTTTGGATCTGCAACCAGGGCTGTCGTTTTTGAATCTTGGCAGTGGCACTGGTTATCTGAGTTCTATGGTTGGACTCATCTTGG GTCCTTTTGGCGTTAACCATGGTGTGGAGCTTCATTCCGATGTGATCGAATATGCGAAGCAGAAATTGGACTTCTTCATTAAAACAAGTGACAGCTTTGACAA atttgAATTTTGTGAGCCATCTTTTGTTACCGGCAATTGTTTAGAGATTTCTCCGGACTGTACTCAGTATGACCGTGTTTACTGTGGTGCCGGAGTGCAGAAGGAACATGAAGACTACATGAAAAACCTGTTGAAAGTTGGAGGAATTCTTGTCATGCCTCTAGAAGAGAAG ttGACTAAGATAACTCGTACTGGTCCTTCTGCCTGGGAGACCAAGAAGattcttgctgtttcttttgctcCTTTGATTCAGCCTAACCACGCAGATTCAGGAAAATCAAGGCTTGTTCACTTGC CCCCAGTGGCTGTTCGCAGCCTCCAGGATCTGGCTCGCATAGCCATCCGAggaaccattaaaaaaattatacatcAAGAAACAATGagcaaaaatggaaatgggCTGAAGAACCCCCCAAGATTTAAACGAAGACGAGTGCGTCGCCGTCGCATGGAAACTATTGTTTTCTTGGACAAAGAGGTCTTCGCTAGTCGTATCTCCAACCCGTCAGATGATAACAACAACAGCGAGGATATCGAGGATGAGAGAcgagaagaggaagaaactaAACCCTCTGAACTAAAGCCAGATCCTCCAGTAAACTTTTTGAGAGAAAAG TAA
- the PCMTD2 gene encoding protein-L-isoaspartate O-methyltransferase domain-containing protein 2 isoform X1, with protein MGGAVSAGEDNDELIDNLKEAQYIRTELVEQAFRAIDRADYYLEEFKDNAYKDLAWKHGNIHLSAPCIYSEVMEALDLQPGLSFLNLGSGTGYLSSMVGLILGPFGVNHGVELHSDVIEYAKQKLDFFIKTSDSFDKFEFCEPSFVTGNCLEISPDCTQYDRVYCGAGVQKEHEDYMKNLLKVGGILVMPLEEKLTKITRTGPSAWETKKILAVSFAPLIQPNHADSGKSRLVHLPPVAVRSLQDLARIAIRGTIKKIIHQETMSKNGNGLKNPPRFKRRRVRRRRMETIVFLDKEVFASRISNPSDDNNNSEDIEDERREEEETKPSELKPDPPVNFLREKVLSLPLPDPLKYYLLYYREK; from the exons ATGGGAGGTGCAGTGAGTGCAGGAGAAGATAACGATGAATTAATTGATAACTTGAAGGAGGCACAATACATCCGGACAGAACTGGTAGAACAGGCGTTCCGAGCCATTGATCGAGCAGATTACTacctggaagagttcaaagaCAATGCCTACAAGGACTTGGCGTGGAAGCATGGAAATATTCATCTCTCAGCACCGTGCATTTACTCTGAGGTGATGGAAGCTTTGGATCTGCAACCAGGGCTGTCGTTTTTGAATCTTGGCAGTGGCACTGGTTATCTGAGTTCTATGGTTGGACTCATCTTGG GTCCTTTTGGCGTTAACCATGGTGTGGAGCTTCATTCCGATGTGATCGAATATGCGAAGCAGAAATTGGACTTCTTCATTAAAACAAGTGACAGCTTTGACAA atttgAATTTTGTGAGCCATCTTTTGTTACCGGCAATTGTTTAGAGATTTCTCCGGACTGTACTCAGTATGACCGTGTTTACTGTGGTGCCGGAGTGCAGAAGGAACATGAAGACTACATGAAAAACCTGTTGAAAGTTGGAGGAATTCTTGTCATGCCTCTAGAAGAGAAG ttGACTAAGATAACTCGTACTGGTCCTTCTGCCTGGGAGACCAAGAAGattcttgctgtttcttttgctcCTTTGATTCAGCCTAACCACGCAGATTCAGGAAAATCAAGGCTTGTTCACTTGC CCCCAGTGGCTGTTCGCAGCCTCCAGGATCTGGCTCGCATAGCCATCCGAggaaccattaaaaaaattatacatcAAGAAACAATGagcaaaaatggaaatgggCTGAAGAACCCCCCAAGATTTAAACGAAGACGAGTGCGTCGCCGTCGCATGGAAACTATTGTTTTCTTGGACAAAGAGGTCTTCGCTAGTCGTATCTCCAACCCGTCAGATGATAACAACAACAGCGAGGATATCGAGGATGAGAGAcgagaagaggaagaaactaAACCCTCTGAACTAAAGCCAGATCCTCCAGTAAACTTTTTGAGAGAAAAGGTCTTGAGTCTGCCTTTGCCTGATCCCTTGAAATATTACCTGCTTTATTACAGGGAAAAGTAA